The Hymenobacter sp. DG25A nucleotide sequence GCGCACGCTGAAGCAGGATGAAGATTTTTTACCGAAGCTGCGCCAGGAATGCCGTGACTTCTGGCAGAATGACCTGAATTACAAGGAGTTTTCCTGATAAATATAGAAAAATTTAGTTATTCATATTCTAATAGAATTTAGGCATTTTCTTATTCCACCTGTAACCCCTCAGTAAGGTGGGCCGTTAAGCTACCAGAATCCCACAATGAGATTCGCTGGTTTTTGAAACCAGCACTCTATGTTTTCTTGTACTCTTAACTCCCACTCAAATGAATACCAACGAATCAAATAATCCCTCGAATACTGGTACTGGCTCGGGCGCAAACTATGGTAGCGGCACTGCCGGCTCCGGTTATGGCTCAACTGGCTCAACTTCGGGTGGCAATATGGGTAACTCCAGCACTGGCTCCGGTGCTTCCGGCGACGATTACAGCGCAACCGCTAAAGGTGCTGCTGCCGCTGGTACTGCAGGTGCAGTGGTAGGACGTGGTGTTGATGCCGTACAAAATGCAGCCGACGAAGCAGCACACGCTGTAACCGGCCAGCCATATCAGAATACTTCCGGTCCCCGGATGCTGACTTCTACTTTCCGTGACCGTGAAAGCGCTGAGCGTGCTTATACTTCGCTGTCGTCACGCGGTTATTCTAAAGATGATGTAAACCTGTTGATGTCGGACGAAACGCGCAAGCGTCACTTCGGCGACCATACCGCTGATACCGACTTGGGCGACAAAGCTATGGAAGGTGCCGGCGTAGGCTCGGCCATTGGTGGCACCGCTGGTGCTATTATTGGTGCCATTGCTGCCATTGGTACTTCGGTAGCATTGCCAGGCCTGGGTCTGATCATTGCTGGTCCGGTTGCGGCTGCTCTGGCAGGTGCTGGTGCCGGTGGCCTGACGGGCGGCCTGGTAGGTGCCTTGGTAGGCTCGGGTATTCCCGAAGAGCGTGCTGCTGAGTACGAATCTGATATCAAGAACGGCGGTATCGTAATGGGTGTGAAACCCCGGAGCGAAGAAGATGCCCGTTATTTCGAGTCGGAATTCCGTCGTCACAAAGGTGACCGTATCTATAGCTAAGCCCTTTTGGCTTTAGCTACCTGAAAAAGTCCCTCTCCTATTCTGGAGGGGGACTTTTTCTTTTTGGAACTTCCTTAAAAAGGTGCAACCTTCTGCCTGCTGGCGGTGCCCATGGTAATGCATAGGGGCACTTATTTTCCCACTATGCACGTTATAGCCCAACCAGACACCCCGGCAGACTCGTAGAGTTAGGACCGGCTTTTGCATACGCTTTTGCGTATATTTGTTTACGACCATTTTAGCATCGGTTTCATGTCATCTCTGCGATTAAAAGTAGGCTTATATGCCTTTCTGGTGTCCGCCGTTTTCGTGCTGGCTTCTTATAAACTGTATCACCGCACTACCAGTCGGGCGCCGCAGAAAGATGAGGTCTTGATTAAAGCCATGCTTCAGGGCCTGAGCGCGGCGCACTATCAGCCGGAGAAAATAGACGATGCCTTCTCTAAGCGCGTCTTTGATCTATACCTGAAGCGCGTAGACTACAACAAGATGTTTCTGTTGCAGTCTGACATAGCTCAGCTGCGCAAGTATCAGTCGGCTATTGATGAGCAGGCGCGGGCGGGCAGCCACGAGTTTATGGACCTGACCACCCAGATCATGGATCAGCGGGTGAAGGATGTACAGGCGCTTTACCGGGATATTCTCTCCAAGCCGTTTGACTTCACCACGGAAGAGTCCGTGGAGACTGATTCAGATAAAATGGCTTTTGCGGCTGACAAAGCGGCACAGCGGGAGCAGTGGCGCAAATTCCTGAAATATGAGACCATGGTTCGTATTTCAGAGATGATGGATGCCCAGGCTAAAAAGGACCCCAAAGTGGCTTCTGCTGAGCCCAACCCCACACCGGCTAAAATGGAAGCCGAGGCACGCAAACGTGTGCTGAAAAACTACGACGATAAGTTCAGCGACCTGCTGCAGAACGATGCCAATGACCGGCTGGCGCTGTATGCCAACACCATTGCCAATACCTACGACCCCCACACCGAGTACTTTGCCCCCCGGGACAAAGAATCCTTTGATATAGCCATGACGGGCCGTTTTGAAGGTATTGGGGCTTCCCTGGGTGAGAAAGATGGCCAGATTAAAGTGTCGGAGATTATTCCCGGCAGTGCCTCTTACCGCCAGGGCGAGCTGAAAGCCGGCGACATTATTATGCGGGTGGCGCAGGGTGCTGAAGAACCTGTATCAGTAGAAGGCTGGCGCCTGGATAAGGCAATTTCCCTGATTCGGGGCAAAAAAGGCACGGAGGTTCGCCTCACGGTGAAGAAGCCGGATGGCGCTATCAAAGTCATTCCGATTATACGGGACGTGGTAGTGATTGAAGAAACCTTCGCGCAGTCGGCTACCATCAATGAAAATGGCAAGAAAATCGGCTACCTGCGGCTGCCCACATTCTACGCCGACTTTAATGACAACGGTGGCCGCAGCAGCGCCACGGATGTTCGTAAAGAGCTGGAAAAACTGCAGAAAGAGCACGTGGAAGGCGTTGTGCTGGACCTGCGCTACAATGGCGGCGGCTCCCTGCAAGATGCGGTTGAAATGGCTGGCCTCTTTATTGACAGTGGTCCGGTAGTACAGGTAAAAGGTGGCCAGGGTGCTGCCACTGTACTCAACGACCGTGACCCCCGCGTGCAGTACTCCGGCCCGCTGGTGATAATGGTAAACAAGTACAGTGCCTCCGCTTCGGAGATTCTGGCTGCCGCCATTCAGGACTATAAGCGTGGCATTATTATGGGCTCGGCCAGCACGTATGGCAAGGGCACCGTGCAGCGCATTTTTGATCTGGATGATGTGCTGGGTGATTTCAGCAGCCTGAAGCCTTTTGGCTCTCTGAAGCTGACCACGCAGAAGTTTTACCGCATCAATGGCGGCTCTACCCAGTTTAAAGGCGTGGTGCCAGACATCGTGCTGCCCGATGCTTACAGCTACCTGGACCAGGGTGAGAAAGAGTCCGACTATGCCCTGAAATGGGACGAAATTGGCGCGGCTCGTTACCGTACTTGGAACTCGCCTACCCTACCCCTGGACAAAGTAAAAGCAAAAAGCCAGGCGCGCGTAGCCACTAACCCTTCGTTTAAAATGGTAAACGAAATGGTGCAGCGCATGCGCAAGCGCAAGGATGAAACGATGGTATCTCTGAAACTGGCGGCTTTCCGCACAGAGCAGGAGAAGGCCAAAGTAGAATCTAACCGCTACGATGAGATTAAGAAAGCGGCTCCTACGCTGGCTATTGCTCCCCTGGCTGCTGACGTGCAGGCCCTGGGTGGCGACACCGTGAAAGTGAACCGTGCCTCGCGCTTCACCAAAAACCTGAAGAAGGACATTGACCTGACAGAAGCAGTAGCGGTTATTAAAGACCAGATCTAATCCTGCCTCATAAACTGCTAAAAGCCTCCTGCTCTGATTGAGCAGGAGGCTTTTTTTTACCCTGTCTATACCTGACAATATATTTAGCAAATAGACCTTGAAACACAATCATCCATAGTCATCAATAAACAGGCTATAAAACGCCTTAAATGCTGTTTAAACGCGTAAAATATTTCGCTATTATTTTTAGTAAATATGCAACTGATTTTAGAGTCCCTGTGTTTACTAATCATGACAACGATACTGGAAAACAATATCATTCCGCTCGTTACGGACGAGCAGAAACAAGCGGAGGAAACGTGGCGCAAATCCATTCCGGCCCAGGTTTTCCTCAACTACTTTTTTGCCATCAACTATCATATCCAGGAGCACGATGATGCTACTGGCGGCGTGCAGCACCTACCTTATTTCCGGGCGCACCAAGCCGAGCTGACGGAAGAAGATCTGCAGGCAGTGACCAAGATGCTGCATGCTTCCTGGAGTACGGAGTATGCGCTGCGTGCCACAGCAGAGCTGGGTGATGAAGATTACCTGCGTAACGCTCTGCACTGGACGTTTCCGCAGGCATACCATGCCATACTCTCCGGCCTTCAGGCTTTCCTGTACACGGCGGGCGTACGGACCAATAACCCCTCGCTGATTCGGCGGGAGGTGGGCCGCCTGGTGGTGCGCAATGCCTATCCACGGCCGGTTTCCTTCTATGCGGCGGGCGCTTACGGCGACTTTAGCATTCATCGGCTGCCGCTGGCGGGCTACAAGCCGGGGCTGCACATTGCGGGCAAGGAGATTGAGGCGCAGGCCCAGATTGGGCAGTTCCTGCGCACCACGCGCAAGATCAAAGCCCTGGCTACCCGCCAGCAGGTGCAGGCCAACCCGAACACGGCTATTCGTAGCCAGAAGACCGGCAAAGTGCTGGATAAATGGACGGCCTCGCACTGGCAGCAGATTACTTGGCGCCTGGGCTATACCACCATCTTCGATTTGCTGGGCCGCCTGCGCATTTCGCAGACCAGCCGGGAGATTGAGCGCTTCGTGGAGGCCGACATCGACTTTAAACTCTTCCATCAGTCGCTGCTCAACATTGTCAGCTACCTCAATGGTATCCATGAAAGCTACGTAGCCAAGGCTATGGGCCTGGAGCGTTACGAGCAGCTGATAGTTGAGCTGCCCAAGCACTTGCAGCACAGCTTTGTGCAGGAACGTTTGCGCAAGCAGGTGGCGCCCGCCATTACCGGCATCAGCCCCAACAATCAGATGGGAATGGCTGCTTAAGCGTTGCCTCTTTTAACACCACTCCATATATCGTAAGCGCCGCTCCTTTGGGGCGGCGTTTTTTTGTTTTTAAAGGCATCGAAAGCAAACACCGCCTGGCACGCACGGCTAATTCTGTTCCGACAGTCGGGATTCGGAATAAGCGGCTTATTTTTGCAGCTTGATTTTTCGGGGCCCGTGTGGGCCTTATGTTTAAGCCTCCTCCCCCATGCAGCACCTCAGCGAACAGGAGCAACTGCGCCGCCATAAGCTGGCAGAACTCCAAAAGCTCGGTATTGAGCCCTATCCGTCGGAGTTGTTCGATGTGAATTTCTATGCGCAGGAAATCCACGACAATTACCATCCGGAGCTTAACAACTTTCAGGATGTAAGCTTGGCCGGCCGCATTATGTCGGTGCGCGTGATGGGCAAAGCCTCGTTTGCCGAGCTGATGGACACCACCGGCCGCATTCAGCTTTACGTCAACCGCGACGAAATCTGCCCCGGCGAGAATAAGGACCTGTACAACATCGTCTTCAAGAAGCTCATTGACCTGGGCGACTTTGTAGGCGTGAAAGGCCACGTATTTAAAACGCAGGTGGGCGAAACGTCCATTCACGTAACCGGCCTTACCCTACTGAGCAAGAGCCTGCGCCCCCTGCCGGTGGTGAAGGAAGCCGTAGATGAGCAGGGCAACAAAGTAACGTTTGATGCCTTCACTGACCCTGAGCAGCGCTACCGCCAGCGGTACGTGGACCTGGTGGTGAACCCCAAGGTGCGCGAAACCTTTATTAAGCGCACACAGCTGGTGCAGGCCATGCGCAACTACCTCAACGACAAAGGCTACCTGGAGGTGGAAACGCCTATTCTGCAGCCCTTGTACGGGGGCGCGGCGGCCCGCCCGTTCAAAACGCACCACAACACGCTGGACATGACGCTGTATCTGCGCATTGCCAACGAGCTGTACCTGAAGCGCCTGATTGTGGGTGGCTTTGATGGCGTTTACGAATTCTCGAAAGACTTCCGCAACGAGGGCATGAGCCGGTTCCACAACCCGGAGTTCACCCAGATGGAACTGTACGTAGCCTACAAAGACTACTACTGGATGATGGATCTGGTAGAAGAAATGGTGGAGCGCGTAGCCATGGCGCTGCACGGCAAAACTGAGGTGCAGGTCGGTGATAACCTCATCAACTTCCAGCGCCCCTGGAAGCGCTACACCATGGCTGAGTCCATCAAGCACTTCACGGGCTTTGATATTGATGGCAAGAGCGAGGAAGAGCTGCGCGCTGCCGCCAAGGAGTTGAAAGTAGGACTGGACCCAAGCATGGGCAAGGCCAAAATCATTGACGAAATCTTTGGGGAGCACGTGGAGCCGAAGCTGATTCAGCCCACCTTCATTACCGACTACCCGGTGGAGATGTCGCCGCTGGCCAAGAAGCACCGCTCCAAGCCCGGTTTGGTAGAGCGTTTCGAGGCAATCTGCAACGGCAAGGAAATCTGCAATGCCTTCTCCGAGCTGAACGACCCCATTGACCAGCGCGCCCGCTTCGAGGAGCAGCTGGAACTGGGCAAGCGCGGCGACACGGAGGCCATGGTGCTGGACGAGGACTTCCTGCGCGCCTTGGAGTACGGTATGCCGCCTACGGCCGGCCTGGGCATCGGCATCGACCGCCTGAGCATGATCATGACCAACTCCAACTCCATTCAGGACGTGCTGTTCTTCCCGCAGATGAAGCCGGAGTACACCAAATCGGAAAACGCGCCGAAGCCTGAAGCCCAGGCATAAAGGCCCCGGTTCAAAAATCGAAAAGCCTCCTGTGTTTAGCACAGGAGGCTTTTCTTTTTAATCGACTTAGTATGATAACCAGAGCTTTACCAAAAGAATCTTGCGAGGAACCAGTACGAATTTACTGAGAGGCTGTTTTACCAGATCCTAAAAGAAACTCCACTGCCGGCAATTTTACTTTTCGTAAACGAACTCCGTACCTCTTACCAGTCGGTTATGAGTTTTATAACGAGGTTCTAAAAAAAGAGGTTACACTTTGTTCGAGTTTTTTTGGGCGTCAAAAAATCGAAAAGCCTCTCACAACAGGTGTGAGAGGCTTTCCTTAACAATCAGCTTACCCTTCCAATTGGGTCGAGGCGAAGAAATTTGCGATGAACAAGTCAGATTTTGCTGCTAAAACAAATAGACCATGTCTTACCAGAAAGTCAACCGTCGGCAATTTTACTTCGTGTGATTCTCCAATCTTCTTTCAAGCCGTTGTAGTTAGTTAAACGCACTCATCATCAAAAAGTTACCAGCCGATATTACATTATTTTGGCCATAACTGATATGAGCTGCTTAGCCACCCAATCGGGTATCGCCAACCATTTCATCGGTATTGGCAGAGGAAGCAGGCTTGGCACCCGGGCCAGCCGTTTCCTGGCCCGCTTGGCTACCGGCAGCCATTGACTGCAACAGGTCATCGGCTGCGGAGCGGGCCTGGGTATGCTCGCCGGTAACGCCGCCGGTTTTCAAATCGTTGAGGCGACTAACGCCTTCCTTGAGCAGTTTGCCCAGATCCTCGGAAAATCGGCCGGCCGTTTTGCGCAGCGCCGTGCGGGCTTCTTCGCCCGTTTCCGGGGCCAGAAGCAGGCCCGTTACAATGCCGGCTGTTGCACCCGCCAACAAAGAGAGAATTACTTTACCGCTGTCGTTTTTCATAGCGTGTAAAAAGATATAAGGAGGTAAAAGGAAAAGCCGCAACGGCAGGCGTTGCCACTGCTGGAAGTAACGCGGCTGCGGGGAAAGAGTTGACAGAAAAAGAGCCTTTCCCCGGGAAGGGAAAGGCTCTTTTTACCAAAACGCTATAGCGTTGGCTACGACCTACAGGTCGTTCAGCATTTTGGTGATTTCGCGCTTGCCTTTGCCCAGCTTCTGCTGCAGGCGGCCTACGAGGTCTTCTTCCTGACCTTCAACGTAGTTCAAGTCTTCGTCGGTGAGTTGTGCGTACTGCTGACGCAGTTTGCCTTTGGCTTCATTCCAGTCGCCTTTCAGCTGCAGGCTGCTGCCAGCACCGGTTACGCCCATATCTTCGAGCTTCTCCACGTAGCCTTTGAACTTGGAGTCCAGCTCTTCGCCATATTTGGAAAGCTGCTCGCCAAACTGGCCGCTGTACTTCGACAGCTGCTCGCCAAACTGGCCGCTATATTTCGTGGCAGCCGAGCCCAGCTTTTCGCGGGTAGCTTTGCCTTTGTCGGGAGCCATCAGCATACCGGCAATAATACCAGCGCCGGCACCGGCGAGAACAGCAAGGAGGATTTTACCGGAGTTGTCTTCTTCGTGATAGGACATGATAAGGGAGGGAGAAAGTGTGAACGGTTAATGTTAGGGTTGATGCCTGACTGATAAGCCATGAATCGCGGCGGCTTTTCTTCCGAGCGAAAATCACCAATGCCTGCCTATACGCAGGGCTGTGCCTTGGGTTTTATAGGGCGCGTAAAAAAATAGCGAAGAGCAAATATTCCGCCCCACCGCAGCCATTCCCATCCATGCTCCGTATTTTGCCGCCTTCACCCGCCGCCCTGCTCCTATGAAACTACTACTTGCCCTGCCCCTGCTGCTGGCCTTCAACTGCCACCGCGCCGCGGCCCCCACTGCCGAAACCAAGCCCTGCATCGACCCCAGTAAAATCCGCAAGGACATGATGTGCACCATGCAGTATGACCCAGTATGCGGCTGCGACGGTAAAACCTACGGCAACGCCTGCCAGGCCCTGAATGCCGGCCTCACCAGCTTTACCCAGGGCGAATGCCCGGGCACCAAAACCAACTAAACTTTCCACCTGATGCTACACAAGCGCTACTTCCGCCAGCAAAACCCCTTCCGCGTACCCACCACCGATGGTAAGCTCATTGAGGAGCACATTGGCTGGGCCAGCACCCAAACCAGTGAATACAGCGTGGCCCACATGGTGGCCCCACCCCACTGGAGCGAGCCGCACCAGAACCCGGATTTTGATGAGGTGACCATTGTTATTCGCGGCCGCAAGCAGTTTGAGGTAGATGGCGACCTTATAGAGCTAGGCCCCGGCGAATCCCTGCTGATAAAGGCCGGTGCCCGCGTGCGCTATTCCAACCCCTTTGATGAGGAGGTGGAATACTGGTCTATCTGCGTGCCTGCTTTTACCATGGACTCCGTGAACCGGGAGGAAGATTAGCGGTTGTAGCTATCCGTCGGCACTTTCTCTTGGCTTTCACCTTTCCGCTTTATGGACCAGCGCATTATTACCCTGTTTGATGAGTATACGCACGCTCCGCTCAGCCGCAAGGAGTTTCTGGAGCGCCTAGTAAAGCTGGCCGGTGGCACGGCCCTGGCAGCAGTGGCTTTGGCCGCCCTGGAGCCCGGCTATGCACAGGCTTCTGCTCTGGAAACGGAAAAGAGCAAGCTGCTGGCAGAAGAGGTTACCTGGCCGGGAGATGCTGGCATTACAATGAAGGGCTACCTGGTACAGCCGAAAAAGAAGAAAAAGCGTGGGGCCGTGGTGGTGATTCACGAAAACCGGGGCCTCACGCCCCATATTAAAGACGTAACGCGCCGCGTGGCTCAGGCCGGGTATCTGGCACTGGGCGTCGATGCTTTATCGGTATTTGGCGGTACCCCGGCGAATGAGGATGAAGGCCGCACGCTCATTGGCAAGCTGGATAAGCAGCAGAACCTGAATAACTACCTCACGGCCCTGCGCTATCTGCGCAGCCGCCCGGAAAGCAACGGCCGTACGGGCTGCGTGGGCTTTTGCTGGGGCGGGGCACTAGCCAACCAGCTGGCCCTGCACGACCCGCAGCTGAACGCCGCTGTAGCCTACTATGGCACCCAACCCGCCGCCACCGCCGACCTCACCCAAATTAAAGCGGCCCTGATGTTGCATTACGCCGGCCTAGATGAGCGGGTGAATGCCGGCATGCCCGCCTACGAAGCAGCCCTGAAAGCGGCCGGAGTATCGTTTGAGCAATACATTTACCCTGGCGTAAACCATGCCTTCAACAACGACTCCTCCCCGGCCCGCTACAACGCCGAAGCCGCTAAACTGGCCTGGGAAAGAACCCTGCGGTTATTTCAGGAGAAACTAAGCTGATCCAGCTGGCTATTTCATGGCTTGAAAGGAATTCAGGCCGCAAAGGAAACCGCCCTACCCTGTTTATACAGTTGGTAGGGCATTTTTTTGTTGAGTAGGCTTGATTAATCTCGTCTGGGTTGATAGACATGTGATACAAAAGCTTGTGGGACTTCCATCATACAAATTCGATTATGCAGCCGAATATAGTATATTATTAATATAATATTATAATATAATTATTCCAATAACTCAACTAGCACCAGCTATATTAAAGATTTTTAATAAGCGCTTTTGAAGCTGTATAAGCAGCTTCTAGGCACTCACCAGCATTAAAATTATGTTCTTAGAAATTGAATTTTATATGCGAAAATCAATTCTGCAATCATAATCTTGTTTAATCATCAATTGATTGACAATTAGATGATTAAGGTAAAAATTCAAAAAGTCAGCCTATGCCTGGGCATAATTTGAATGTATATAGACATATGTCTTATATAAATAACACAATTAAGCACCAACAAACAGCAAATACTAAAATGATAATTATACCTCTACATTTCTTTCATAATGATAACATAGGGGAAACATTTTTGTCATTAAGTCATTTCAGCTGTATAATTGTAATCATTCTGCCCTCAACCAGAATGCAACTTCACCCCATTAAAACCTTTTAATTTCACACCTCTCTCAACATGCGAAAACTCTTACTACTGAGTTTCCTGTTCCTAGTGGGCATCCTGCATTCCGTCTCGGCGCAGGACCGCACCATTTCTGGACGGGTAACTGACGCAACGACTAATGAGGGCTTGCCCGGCGTTACTGTTCTTCTGAAAGGCACATCGGTTGGGGTTTCCTCCAGCAGTGATGGTACTTACTCGCTGTCTATCCCTTCTTCGGGCGGTACTCTATCCTTTTCTTTCATAGGCTATGCCGCTACAGAGCGTGTAGTAGCCAACGAAAGCCGTATTGATGTTGCTCTGGCGCAGGATAACCGCCAGCTAAGCGAAGTTGTAGTAACCGGTTTCGGTATTGCACAAGAGCGCAAGGAACTCACGGGTTCCATTGCCACTGTAAAAGCCCGGGATTTTGAAAACCAACCCATTGCTGGCGTTGACCAGGCCCTGCAAGGCCGCGCCGCCGGTGTGCAGGTAACCCAGAACTCGGGTACGCCTGGTTCGGGTATTGCCGTTCGTGTGCGGGGTAGTGCCTCTATTGGTGCCGGCAACGAGCCGCTGTACGTAATTGAT carries:
- a CDS encoding carboxy terminal-processing peptidase, which gives rise to MSSLRLKVGLYAFLVSAVFVLASYKLYHRTTSRAPQKDEVLIKAMLQGLSAAHYQPEKIDDAFSKRVFDLYLKRVDYNKMFLLQSDIAQLRKYQSAIDEQARAGSHEFMDLTTQIMDQRVKDVQALYRDILSKPFDFTTEESVETDSDKMAFAADKAAQREQWRKFLKYETMVRISEMMDAQAKKDPKVASAEPNPTPAKMEAEARKRVLKNYDDKFSDLLQNDANDRLALYANTIANTYDPHTEYFAPRDKESFDIAMTGRFEGIGASLGEKDGQIKVSEIIPGSASYRQGELKAGDIIMRVAQGAEEPVSVEGWRLDKAISLIRGKKGTEVRLTVKKPDGAIKVIPIIRDVVVIEETFAQSATINENGKKIGYLRLPTFYADFNDNGGRSSATDVRKELEKLQKEHVEGVVLDLRYNGGGSLQDAVEMAGLFIDSGPVVQVKGGQGAATVLNDRDPRVQYSGPLVIMVNKYSASASEILAAAIQDYKRGIIMGSASTYGKGTVQRIFDLDDVLGDFSSLKPFGSLKLTTQKFYRINGGSTQFKGVVPDIVLPDAYSYLDQGEKESDYALKWDEIGAARYRTWNSPTLPLDKVKAKSQARVATNPSFKMVNEMVQRMRKRKDETMVSLKLAAFRTEQEKAKVESNRYDEIKKAAPTLAIAPLAADVQALGGDTVKVNRASRFTKNLKKDIDLTEAVAVIKDQI
- the lysS gene encoding lysine--tRNA ligase; amino-acid sequence: MQHLSEQEQLRRHKLAELQKLGIEPYPSELFDVNFYAQEIHDNYHPELNNFQDVSLAGRIMSVRVMGKASFAELMDTTGRIQLYVNRDEICPGENKDLYNIVFKKLIDLGDFVGVKGHVFKTQVGETSIHVTGLTLLSKSLRPLPVVKEAVDEQGNKVTFDAFTDPEQRYRQRYVDLVVNPKVRETFIKRTQLVQAMRNYLNDKGYLEVETPILQPLYGGAAARPFKTHHNTLDMTLYLRIANELYLKRLIVGGFDGVYEFSKDFRNEGMSRFHNPEFTQMELYVAYKDYYWMMDLVEEMVERVAMALHGKTEVQVGDNLINFQRPWKRYTMAESIKHFTGFDIDGKSEEELRAAAKELKVGLDPSMGKAKIIDEIFGEHVEPKLIQPTFITDYPVEMSPLAKKHRSKPGLVERFEAICNGKEICNAFSELNDPIDQRARFEEQLELGKRGDTEAMVLDEDFLRALEYGMPPTAGLGIGIDRLSMIMTNSNSIQDVLFFPQMKPEYTKSENAPKPEAQA
- a CDS encoding YtxH domain-containing protein produces the protein MKNDSGKVILSLLAGATAGIVTGLLLAPETGEEARTALRKTAGRFSEDLGKLLKEGVSRLNDLKTGGVTGEHTQARSAADDLLQSMAAGSQAGQETAGPGAKPASSANTDEMVGDTRLGG
- a CDS encoding YtxH domain-containing protein, whose amino-acid sequence is MSYHEEDNSGKILLAVLAGAGAGIIAGMLMAPDKGKATREKLGSAATKYSGQFGEQLSKYSGQFGEQLSKYGEELDSKFKGYVEKLEDMGVTGAGSSLQLKGDWNEAKGKLRQQYAQLTDEDLNYVEGQEEDLVGRLQQKLGKGKREITKMLNDL
- a CDS encoding Kazal-type serine protease inhibitor family protein, with the translated sequence MKLLLALPLLLAFNCHRAAAPTAETKPCIDPSKIRKDMMCTMQYDPVCGCDGKTYGNACQALNAGLTSFTQGECPGTKTN
- a CDS encoding cupin domain-containing protein, whose protein sequence is MLHKRYFRQQNPFRVPTTDGKLIEEHIGWASTQTSEYSVAHMVAPPHWSEPHQNPDFDEVTIVIRGRKQFEVDGDLIELGPGESLLIKAGARVRYSNPFDEEVEYWSICVPAFTMDSVNREED
- a CDS encoding dienelactone hydrolase family protein, with product MDQRIITLFDEYTHAPLSRKEFLERLVKLAGGTALAAVALAALEPGYAQASALETEKSKLLAEEVTWPGDAGITMKGYLVQPKKKKKRGAVVVIHENRGLTPHIKDVTRRVAQAGYLALGVDALSVFGGTPANEDEGRTLIGKLDKQQNLNNYLTALRYLRSRPESNGRTGCVGFCWGGALANQLALHDPQLNAAVAYYGTQPAATADLTQIKAALMLHYAGLDERVNAGMPAYEAALKAAGVSFEQYIYPGVNHAFNNDSSPARYNAEAAKLAWERTLRLFQEKLS